TCCGGCAATGCCCTCCAAGCCTCTTCGGCAGGGGAAGATTTAAGTCATCTTGAGTTTAAACGACCCATTTTTATATTTGTTGGAAGTGTCAGTGTTCGCAAAGGGATTTCTTTACTCCTCAAAGCTTGTGACGCTTTAGTCCAAGCCGGGTGTCAGCCTTTTACAGTGATGATTGTGGGAGATGGCGATCAGCGGCAAGAATTGGAGGAATATTGCCACACTCATAGCTTAGAAGACTACATCCAATGGATAGGAAAAGTCGATTATCAGAAATTAGGGGCTTATTTTGATTATGCAGATATATTCGTATTACCGACTTTGGAAGACACATGGGGGATGGTTGTCTTAGAATCCATGGCTGTAGGTAAGGCCATTCTTTGCTCCCAGTTCGCTGGAGCCTCGGAGCTGGTAGCAAATGATGATAATGGCTATATATTCGATCCCAATGATACAAATGCGTTTGCATCTGTAATGAAGAAGTTTGTAGATGATCCATCCTTAAGTCAGCGTATGGGAGAACGATCATCACAAATCATGGCTCAATATACTCCTGAAGCCGCAGCAGAATTCCTTGCTAGCGTTGCTAAAGGCACATTGCAATAAAGGTGATTTCTGCTAATGTCTCAACGCTTGAATGTGTTGATTTCTGCTTATGCCTGCCGACCCCATGAAGGATCTGAGCCTGGAGTGGGTTGGAATTTGGTGCTTGAATTATCCAAGTACCATCGTATTTGGGTATTAACTCGAGGAAATAATCAAGTCCCTATAGACACTGAACTCAGTCAACATCCTGTTGCAGATCTCAACTTTATCTATTGTGAACCATCGCAAGTTCTAGCCAAGCTGAATCAAAACCTCAGAATTGTTCACCTACACTATTATCTCTGGCAGTTAAAAGCCTACTGGGTAGCCAAAAAATTACATGAAGAAGTCAATTTCGATATTGTCCACCATGTGACTTATGTTCGATATTCAACCCCAAGCTTTCTGTCTTTCTTACCCCCTCCTTTCATTTGGGGGCCGGTAGGTGGCGGAGAAACCACGCCTGATAAGTTTTGGCAAAGTTTCAGCCTTCGGGGAAAGATCTATGAAATCCTTCGTGATTCTGCCCGTCGACTAGGAGAAGTAGATCCTTTTGTCCATCAGACAGCTGTAAGAAGTTCCCTTGCCCGAGGTACCACCCAAGATACCGTGGATCGGCTAAAGGCTCTCGGTGCTTCTGAAGTAGAGGTTTATTCGCAATTAGGATTGTCTACAAGCGAAATTGCCACATTAAACCTCAAATCGAATAATCATAAGCGGACAACGCGATTTGTCAGTATTGGGCGTTTACTACATTGGAAAGGGTTTCACTTGGGGTTGCAGGCCTTTGCACAAGCTAATTTACCTGAAGATACCGAATATTGGATTATTGGTGATGGCCCTGAACGTCAACATTTACAACAACTAGCAACAACACTTCAAATTGATCACCAAGTTAAATTCTGGTCTCAACTCTCTCGAGAAGAAACTCTTAATAAGTTAGGGGAATGCTTGGCATTGATCCACCCGAGTTTGCATGAGTCTGGTGGTCTTGTATGTCTGGAAGCAATGGCTGCAGGGTGCCCAGTCATATGTCTGAACATAGGAGGTCCAGCCATTCATGTAACGGAAGAAACGGGTTTCAAAATTTCTGTACAAACTCCACAACAGGTCATTGATGATTTAGCAGCTGCCATGGTACAAATTTCTGGAGATTCAGATCTTTGGCAACGCTGTAGTCAGGCGGGTCAAGAGCGTGCTCAGACCCAGTTTAGCTGGGAAAGTAAAGGGTTGGCTCAAGCTCAGCTTTACCAAGAACTCTTGGAAGCCGCTTACCCATAACCTAATGATTTCCCTCACAGATTGATGCATTTTGCCCTCCAGCAGGTAGAGAGTCGCTTTTTCTGATGAATATCATTATTTTTAATAGTTTATTATTACCTCCATCTCAAACTTTCATCCGAGATCCAGCAGAAAAACTAGAGCGGTTTACGGCCTATTACGTAGGGTCTCGCAGAGTTGAAGGACTGGAATTACCGTTAGAGAGGACATTGGTTGTTAATCAAGGTAATCTTCTCGGCAAGATTGAAGAACAGGTATTTAAACTAACCGGTTTTGCTCCCCAACTTTATCAGCAGATCAAGGCATTGAAACCAGCACTGATCCATGCTCAATTTGGTTTAAGTGGTGTACTCATGCTTCCTTGGGTCAAAGCTCTGGATATTCCTCTGATTGTTCACTATAGAGGAGCAGATGCCACTATATCTGAAGCAGATTCGAAGTACACTTCATTGAATCATTGGCTGTACTTTCAGAAAAAAGAGACCCTCAAGAACAAAGCGCAACTATTCCTCACCGTCTCTCAGTTTATACGCCAGAAACTCATAGCTCAGGGATTTCCTGAAGACAAGATTCTCAACCATTATCATGGTGTTGATATCCAGAAGTTTTGGGCAGATCCAAACATTGCTCGTGGACCCATTGTCTTGTTCGTGGGACGTCTTACCGAGAAGAAAGGATGTAAGTATCTGCTTGAGGCCATGTCTATGGTCCAGAGAGAATGCTCTGATGTTGAGTTAGTCATCATTGGCGATGGGCCCCTCAGATCTGAGTTAGAAACAATAGCTCAAAAGAGTCTTAAAAGATATCAATTCCTGGGGGTTCAGCCACCAGAAGTAGTGAAATCCTGGATGAATCGAGCACGCCTATTAGCAGCACCTAGCGTTACGTCGTCAAAAGGAGATGCAGAAGGATTACCGAATGTTGTTCTGGAAGCACAAGCGATGTCATTACCGGTTGTGAGTACAGTGCATGCTGGAATCCCTGAAGCCGTTGTTGATGGTGTAACTGGCTATTTATCCCCAGAGGCTGATTCCCAAGGCCTAGCTAATTCTATGGTGCGTCTATTTCAAGATCACACCCTATGGCAAACCATGAGTTATAAAGGGCGTGAACATGTTGAAACCCAATTTGATCGAGCAAAACAAACTAAGGTATTAGAAGGAATCTATGAATCTGTTTTGAGTGGCGAAATCTAGAGCTTTTTGACCATCCCTGCAACTCTCTCTG
The Acaryochloris marina S15 genome window above contains:
- a CDS encoding glycosyltransferase family 4 protein, producing the protein MKNLRIAWLLTSAADYWHPMLKSLSDINPDTQAFVANWRGFAPGYENAFKVDIVGERKVVALRKSTASYGDNFTVMPLNIVNRLLKFKPDVIFCNSFGVWTILALLSKPIGKWRVVIAYEGSSPGVDYRNSSLRLSIRKAMVQAADACITNSHAGKKYLEEFLAASAELVHLHPYEVPSGNALQASSAGEDLSHLEFKRPIFIFVGSVSVRKGISLLLKACDALVQAGCQPFTVMIVGDGDQRQELEEYCHTHSLEDYIQWIGKVDYQKLGAYFDYADIFVLPTLEDTWGMVVLESMAVGKAILCSQFAGASELVANDDNGYIFDPNDTNAFASVMKKFVDDPSLSQRMGERSSQIMAQYTPEAAAEFLASVAKGTLQ
- a CDS encoding glycosyltransferase family 4 protein → MSQRLNVLISAYACRPHEGSEPGVGWNLVLELSKYHRIWVLTRGNNQVPIDTELSQHPVADLNFIYCEPSQVLAKLNQNLRIVHLHYYLWQLKAYWVAKKLHEEVNFDIVHHVTYVRYSTPSFLSFLPPPFIWGPVGGGETTPDKFWQSFSLRGKIYEILRDSARRLGEVDPFVHQTAVRSSLARGTTQDTVDRLKALGASEVEVYSQLGLSTSEIATLNLKSNNHKRTTRFVSIGRLLHWKGFHLGLQAFAQANLPEDTEYWIIGDGPERQHLQQLATTLQIDHQVKFWSQLSREETLNKLGECLALIHPSLHESGGLVCLEAMAAGCPVICLNIGGPAIHVTEETGFKISVQTPQQVIDDLAAAMVQISGDSDLWQRCSQAGQERAQTQFSWESKGLAQAQLYQELLEAAYP
- a CDS encoding glycosyltransferase; the protein is MNIIIFNSLLLPPSQTFIRDPAEKLERFTAYYVGSRRVEGLELPLERTLVVNQGNLLGKIEEQVFKLTGFAPQLYQQIKALKPALIHAQFGLSGVLMLPWVKALDIPLIVHYRGADATISEADSKYTSLNHWLYFQKKETLKNKAQLFLTVSQFIRQKLIAQGFPEDKILNHYHGVDIQKFWADPNIARGPIVLFVGRLTEKKGCKYLLEAMSMVQRECSDVELVIIGDGPLRSELETIAQKSLKRYQFLGVQPPEVVKSWMNRARLLAAPSVTSSKGDAEGLPNVVLEAQAMSLPVVSTVHAGIPEAVVDGVTGYLSPEADSQGLANSMVRLFQDHTLWQTMSYKGREHVETQFDRAKQTKVLEGIYESVLSGEI